One segment of Salvia splendens isolate huo1 chromosome 20, SspV2, whole genome shotgun sequence DNA contains the following:
- the LOC121781605 gene encoding RING-H2 finger protein ATL38-like: MKSPRILFLQSLILLLSFAGAQLQPESTNGSPYYVGARISPVARTIIAGFIAVALLLWLFSICIENCTDAAMRVRHRTAAPAMRRGLSAAVVDAFPTFTYTEVKEHKIGKSVLECAVCLSEFEDHETLRLIPKCDHVFHPECIDTWLESHVTCPVCRANLTPQTGDEPVQPLEPAPAAVEGTSSRTGEIVIQIEGDDANPSPGFDLPLRSLRLRPVQTASARVVALDKFRSHSTGHLLVKPVENLDRFTLRLPNTVRKEMMDRTSSNRPGRCVATILSRTRSLRRGFRSEEWSGQWGFFSKGERVADEGEQKWGSSWSLLRIPSFVSLEPKTDIEAGLLSEDGGA; encoded by the coding sequence ATGAAATCCCCTCGGATTTTGTTCCTCCAATCCCTAATCCTCCTTCTCAGCTTCGCCGGAGCTCAGCTGCAGCCGGAATCCACAAACGGTAGCCCTTACTACGTTGGCGCCAGGATCAGCCCCGTGGCCAGGACCATCATCGCCGGGTTCATCGCCGTGGCCTTACTCTTATGGCTCTTCTCGATCTGCATCGAGAACTGCACCGACGCCGCAATGCGCGTCCGCCACCGCACCGCCGCCCCCGCAATGCGCCGCGGCCTCTCCGCGGCGGTGGTCGACGCATTCCCGACGTTCACCTACACGGAGGTGAAGGAGCACAAGATCGGCAAGAGCGTGCTCGAGTGCGCCGTCTGCCTCAGCGAATTCGAGGACCACGAAACGCTGCGTTTGATCCCCAAGTGCGACCACGTCTTCCACCCCGAGTGCATCGACACCTGGCTCGAGTCGCACGTCACCTGCCCGGTCTGCCGGGCCAATCTCACCCCGCAGACCGGCGACGAACCGGTTCAGCCGCTTGAACCGGCGCCCGCAGCTGTGGAGGGGACTAGCTCGAGAACCGGCGAAATCGTGATTCAAATAGAAGGGGATGATGCGAACCCCAGCCCAGGCTTTGATTTACCGCTCCGGTCCCTTAGGTTGCGGCCGGTCCAGACCGCGTCCGCGAGGGTGGTCGCTCTGGATAAGTTTAGGTCGCACTCGACCGGGCACTTGTTGGTCAAACCGGTGGAAAATCTCGACCGGTTCACATTGAGGCTGCCAAACACGGTTAGGAAGGAGATGATGGACCGGACCAGTTCAAACCGGCCAGGGAGATGCGTGGCTACTATATTGTCTAGGACGAGGAGCTTGCGGAGAGGTTTCCGAAGCGAGGAGTGGAGTGGCCAATGGGGTTTTTTCTCGAAAGGTGAGAGGGTTGCCGACGAAGGTGAACAAAAGTGGGGAAGCAGTTGGTCGCTGCTGAGGATACCTTCTTTCGTGTCGTTAGAGCCGAAGACAGACATTGAAGCCGGTTTATTGTCAGAAGATGGAGGAGCTTAA